Proteins encoded by one window of Girardinichthys multiradiatus isolate DD_20200921_A chromosome 14, DD_fGirMul_XY1, whole genome shotgun sequence:
- the LOC124880203 gene encoding GRB2-associated-binding protein 1-like, producing MSRAGDVVCEGWLRKSPPEKKLRRYAWKRRWFVLRSGRLSGEPDILQYYKNQHSRRPIGTINLNLCEQVDAGLSFTKKELESSFVFDLRTEERTWYLVAESEEDMNRWVTSICLLCGFNPTDNVSERPLGSSSISTCVTTTRGTPTISMVTGSIPPPYDPVGVRHPEQESSAEDDYLWLSNCQSHSRPPLGSSTSLETDYNDNLYPPPSATSSSSSCSSSPSLPPNNLPPSSSSGCRTAPWTVAAMTSPLSQSLDASMTSDYQKRTARPHCHPSPHPRKHSLDFHLRPVAVPLSDDNHPISNMHPLSTTSGYQIPRPASTPQPSHARRPSSTPSVDLLTQAELHTTIPTPPPPRPPKPSAVTPHGDSSTGPATLPRANSEPARRDESINRGQLMKGSESIFLRRSQSDRASVFEFSESFNTYFFNKGMVPLGSVCSEDDDVGENYVPMSAATNEPPVASRVHPGGPSDAIAERQDGNYVPMTPLTSTLPAYPIPTTGDLALLGRQVPPPAHMGFRNSTMTPVIPSTPPLRRNTINTSVGEVVPPPIHRNLKPQRKDVCASQAVEKNSNQSPAEATHKIKVKPAPLEITPVSHDWQEVPPPVRSPVTRTFTRGPSTCGSLRPSSAQSLSASSDSDDPDESYVTMMTSNLSHSTGEQSLRMMLHRVSEGGVSSPLLQRAKAEKQVEYLDLDLHTGRLTSSRHKRSTAEGGTSSNEQSGAGDERARGDRRRVDYVVVDPKRTKALKNTREAWHDGRMSTEKEKS from the exons GCATGGAAACGACGTTGGTTTGTCCTGCGTAGTGGTCGACTAAGTGGAGAACCAGACATTCTGCAGTACTATAAGAACCAGCATTCCCGACGGCCAATTGGCACCATCAACTTGAATCTGTGTGAACAG GTCGATGCTGGCCTTTCCTTCACAAAGAAGGAGCTGGAGAGCAGCTTTGTTTTCGACCTAAGAACTGAGGAGAGGACCTGGTACCTGGTAGCCGAGTCTGAGGAGGACATGAACCGCTGGGTGACATCCATCTGCCTCCTTTGTGGCTTCAACCCTACTGATAATG tttcagAAAGACCATTAGGCTCCAGCTCTATCTCCACCTGTGTGACCACAACTAGAGGCACACCCACTATCTCCATGGTAACAGGGTCCATCCCACCCCCGTATGACCCTGTGGGTGTGCGTCATCCGGAGCAGGAGAGCAGTGCAGAGGATGACTACCTTTGGCTATCAAACTGCCAGAGTCACAGCAG GCCTCCTTTGGGTTCATCCACCTCTCTTGAGACAGACTACAATGACAACCTCTACCCTCCTCCCTCGGccacctcttcttcctcttcgtGCTCCTCCTCTCCTTCCCTTCCTCCTAACAACCTCCCACCTTCATCCAGTTCCGGCTGCAGGACGGCTCCTTGGACAGTGGCTGCGATGACGAGCCCCCTCAGCCAGTCCCTGGATGCCAGCATGACTTCTGACTACCAGAAACGAACCGCCAGACCTCACTGCCACCCCTCCCCTCATCCCAGAAAACACTCATTAGATTTCCACCTGCGTCCAGTGGCTGTACCACTGAGTGACGATAACCACCCCATCTCCAACATGCATCCTTTAAGTACCACAAGCGGATACCAAATCCCCCGTCCTGCATCCACTCCACAGCCCTCCCACGCACGCCGCCCTTCTTCTACACCTAGTGTGGACTTGCTAACTCAGGCTGAGCTCCACACCACCATCCCGACTCCTCCTCCCCCTCGGCCACCCAAGCCCTCTGCTGTCACACCACATGGAGACAGCTCCACTGGGCCTGCCACACTACCAAGAGCCAACTCAGAACCGGCGAGGAGAGATGAATCCATTAACCGAGGACAACTGATGAAAG GTAGCGAGTCGATATTCCTTCGTCGGTCTCAGTCTGACAGGGCCAGCGTGTTTGAGTTCAGCGAGAGCTTCAATACCTACTTT TTTAATAAAGGCATGGTGCCTCTGGGCAGCGTTTGTTCTGAAGATGACGACGTGGGTGAAAACTATGTTCCTATGAGCGCTGCCACCAATGAGCCACCGGTTGCATCAAG GGTACACCCAGGAGGTCCATCAGATGCCATTGCTGAGCGCCAAGATGGCAACTACGTTCCAATGACCCCATTGACTTCCACCCTTCCTGCTTATCCCATTCCTACCACAGGTGACCTAGCATTGCTAGGGAGGCAAGTGCCTCCACCTGCCCATATGGGTTTTCGTAATTCCACAATGACTCCAGTCATTCCCTCTACACCACCACTGCGGAGGAATACAATAAACACCAGTGTAGGCGAAGTTGTGCCTCCTCCAATCCACCGCAACCTGAAACCACAACGGAAAG ACGTTTGTGCCAGTCAAGCTGTGGAGAAAAACAGCAATCAGAGCCCTGCAGAGGctacacataaaataaaag TAAAACCAGCTCCTCTGGAAATCACTCCAGTTTCTCACGACTGGCAGGAGGTCCCGCCTCCTGTTCGCTCACCTGTCACCCGAACATTCACTCGAGG TCCATCCACTTGTGGGTCACTTAGGCCGAGCTCTGCTCAAAGCTTGTCCGCTTCCTCGGATTCTGATGACCCTGACGAAAGCTACGTAACCATGATGACCTCCAACCTCAGTCATAGCACTGGGGAGCAG TCTCTAAGGATGATGCTCCACCGGGTCTCCGAGGGTGGAGTCAGTAGTCCATTACTACAAAGAGCCAAAGCTGAAAAACAGGTGGAGTATCTGGACCTGGACCTCCATACGGGACGTTTGACGTCATCAAGACAT AAACGTTCCACAGCAGAAGGTGGAACCAGCAGCAACGAGCAAAGTGGAGCAGGTGATGAACGAGCACGAGGAGATCGCAGACGTGTGGACTATGTGGTGGTGGATCCCAAAAGGACCAAGGCCCTGAAGAACACCCGGGAAGCGTGGCACGATGGGAGGATGTCcacagaaaaggagaaaagctAG